The following are from one region of the Sphingomonas sp. J315 genome:
- a CDS encoding adenosylmethionine--8-amino-7-oxononanoate transaminase: MTSPVWHPFTQHGLNEPAPLVTHAEGAILHTADGRRVIDAISSWWVTTHGHCHPRIMAAIRAQSEKLDQLIFAGWTHEPAETLARDLVAMMPPALTKVFFSDSGSTSVEVALKMALGHFANRGEDRSRIIVMEGSYHGDTVGGMSVGARGVFNKSYAPLLFDVDVIPFPERGKEALTMAALEEYCAQSPPPAALIVEPMILGAGGMRIYLLGVLRAMREICAAHGVLFIADEVMTGWGRTGALLACEWAQIVPDLLCLSKGLTGGSLPLAVTLATEEIFASHLSEDRSRMFFHSSSYTANPIACAAAIANLAIWRDEPVLERIERLVLRQTDLSAPLHGKVSNLRQIGTIIAMEFEQAEGSYMSTLGPQLAAFFRERDVLLRPLGNTVYVMPPYCVSDDDLERVYEVIGEAVEHFSAR, from the coding sequence ATGACCTCCCCCGTCTGGCACCCCTTCACCCAGCACGGCCTCAATGAGCCGGCGCCGCTGGTCACCCATGCCGAGGGCGCGATCCTACATACCGCCGATGGCCGCCGCGTGATCGACGCGATCTCGTCCTGGTGGGTGACGACGCACGGCCATTGCCATCCGCGCATCATGGCGGCGATCCGCGCGCAGAGCGAGAAGCTCGACCAGTTGATCTTCGCCGGCTGGACGCACGAGCCCGCCGAGACGCTGGCGCGCGATCTGGTGGCGATGATGCCGCCCGCGCTGACCAAAGTGTTCTTCTCCGACAGCGGATCGACCAGCGTCGAGGTCGCGCTCAAGATGGCGCTCGGCCATTTCGCCAATCGCGGCGAGGATCGGTCGCGGATCATCGTGATGGAGGGCAGCTATCACGGCGACACGGTCGGCGGCATGTCGGTCGGCGCGCGCGGGGTGTTCAACAAGAGCTATGCGCCGCTGCTGTTCGATGTCGACGTCATTCCCTTTCCGGAGCGCGGCAAAGAGGCGCTGACGATGGCGGCGCTGGAAGAGTATTGCGCGCAATCGCCGCCGCCCGCCGCGCTGATCGTCGAGCCAATGATCCTGGGCGCCGGGGGGATGCGCATCTATTTGCTCGGCGTGCTGCGCGCGATGCGCGAGATCTGCGCGGCGCATGGCGTGCTGTTCATCGCAGACGAGGTGATGACCGGCTGGGGCCGCACTGGCGCGCTGCTCGCGTGCGAATGGGCGCAGATCGTGCCTGACCTGCTGTGCCTGTCCAAGGGGCTGACCGGCGGATCGCTCCCGCTCGCGGTGACACTGGCGACCGAGGAGATTTTCGCCTCGCATCTGAGCGAGGATCGGTCACGGATGTTCTTCCACTCGTCGAGCTATACGGCGAACCCGATCGCCTGCGCCGCCGCGATCGCCAATCTCGCCATCTGGCGCGACGAGCCGGTGCTGGAGCGGATCGAACGGCTGGTACTGCGGCAGACCGACCTCAGCGCGCCGTTGCACGGCAAAGTCTCGAATCTCAGGCAGATCGGCACGATTATCGCGATGGAGTTCGAGCAGGCCGAGGGCAGCTATATGTCCACGCTCGGCCCGCAACTCGCCGCGTTTTTCCGCGAACGCGACGTGCTGCTTCGGCCGCTTGGGAACACGGTCTACGTCATGCCGCCCTATTGCGTTTCGGACGACGATCTGGAGCGGGTTTACGAGGTGATCGGAGAAGCAGTAGAGCATTTTTCGGCACGCTAG
- a CDS encoding methyl-accepting chemotaxis protein, which translates to MFALADPIPAPSPTTTRDWLSTVERNPPFLREHDTLFTATEMFQTNMELRLLPVVDASHRAIGALFEKDVRRLLLNPFGHALMRNPAYGSAIAAHIRPCPEAEVDQDIGAVLDAYRAASGQEGMILTHRGRLFAVVANRRIVSLAVERELIHARGQLQRSARIEAASARFERQAGSLATTLAGLSQRIGSNASATASRAADTGDRAAAVASAAAQTSMSMTGIADRGRLLADAFAAINDDTARAKAAAENAVGLVGEGGARMRQLIKSAESIDAVIALIGEIAGQVNLLALNATIEAARAGEAGRGFTVVANEVKALATQAGHAAGRITAHVAELCSGIAQVADGHGEVERAIAAMARLCDTVEEAVATQRDTTRLIAMTVEETVSAGAMIADDVDAIGGTAGSATHSAREMGGLAERLQAEAGALDAAVQGFLTDLRAA; encoded by the coding sequence ATGTTTGCGCTTGCTGACCCCATCCCCGCCCCTTCCCCGACGACGACGCGGGACTGGCTGTCCACGGTCGAGCGCAATCCACCGTTCCTGCGCGAACACGACACGCTGTTCACCGCGACCGAAATGTTCCAGACCAATATGGAGCTGCGGCTGCTGCCCGTGGTCGATGCGAGCCACCGCGCGATCGGGGCGCTGTTCGAAAAGGATGTCCGCCGGCTGCTGCTCAACCCGTTCGGCCATGCGCTGATGCGCAACCCGGCCTATGGCAGCGCGATCGCGGCGCATATCCGCCCCTGTCCCGAGGCAGAGGTGGATCAGGATATCGGCGCGGTGCTTGACGCCTATCGCGCCGCCAGCGGGCAGGAAGGGATGATCCTGACGCATCGCGGACGGCTGTTCGCGGTGGTCGCCAATCGGCGCATCGTCAGCCTGGCGGTCGAACGCGAGCTGATTCATGCGCGCGGCCAGCTCCAGCGCTCGGCGCGGATCGAGGCGGCATCGGCGCGGTTCGAACGCCAGGCCGGGTCGCTCGCGACCACGCTGGCGGGCCTGTCGCAGCGGATCGGCAGCAACGCCAGCGCAACCGCGTCGCGCGCCGCCGATACCGGTGATCGCGCGGCGGCGGTCGCTTCGGCGGCGGCGCAGACCAGCATGAGCATGACCGGGATCGCCGATCGCGGGCGGCTGCTGGCGGACGCCTTTGCCGCGATCAACGACGACACCGCGCGGGCCAAGGCGGCGGCGGAGAATGCGGTGGGCCTGGTCGGCGAAGGCGGCGCGCGGATGCGCCAGCTGATCAAGTCCGCCGAATCGATCGACGCGGTCATCGCGCTGATCGGCGAAATCGCCGGGCAGGTGAATTTGCTCGCGCTCAACGCAACGATCGAGGCGGCACGCGCGGGCGAGGCGGGGCGCGGCTTCACCGTCGTGGCGAACGAGGTCAAGGCGCTGGCGACCCAGGCGGGCCATGCTGCGGGCCGCATCACCGCGCATGTCGCGGAATTGTGCAGCGGCATCGCGCAGGTCGCCGATGGCCATGGCGAGGTCGAACGCGCGATCGCGGCGATGGCGCGGCTGTGCGACACGGTCGAGGAAGCGGTCGCCACTCAGCGCGACACGACCCGCCTGATCGCGATGACGGTTGAGGAAACGGTCAGCGCCGGAGCAATGATCGCCGACGATGTCGATGCGATCGGGGGGACGGCCGGGTCGGCGACGCACAGCGCGCGCGAAATGGGTGGGCTGGCCGAACGGCTTCAGGCCGAGGCGGGGGCGCTGGATGCGGCGGTGCAGGGGTTTCTGACGGATTTGCGGGCGGCGTGA
- a CDS encoding LysR family transcriptional regulator encodes MDWSDLPIFLAIARTGQLAKAAQSLQIDATTAGRRLRRLEQAVGERLFEQGPDGQTLTPAGERLLTHARAMERAAAAIGEREAGGPVRGTVRVSVSEGFGSWFVGRHLGSLADAHPDLSVDLVASSGFLNPTRRETDVAVLLARPRRGPLLTRKLADYGLRLYASHDYLAVHGMPTAAEQLREHRLIGYVPDILYAPELRYLDEIPGAPAPQLRSSSINAQHRMTAAGAGIAVLPCFIGDGDPELERVLPELAIRRSFWLVTHEETRHFAPVAAFTDWLGALVAQHRGELTG; translated from the coding sequence ATGGACTGGAGCGACCTGCCGATCTTCCTCGCGATTGCGCGCACGGGTCAGTTGGCCAAGGCCGCGCAGAGTCTGCAAATCGACGCGACCACGGCAGGGCGACGCCTCCGCCGCCTCGAACAGGCGGTCGGTGAGCGGCTGTTCGAACAGGGGCCGGACGGCCAGACGCTGACCCCGGCGGGCGAGCGGCTGCTGACCCATGCCCGCGCGATGGAGCGTGCCGCCGCCGCGATCGGTGAGCGGGAGGCGGGCGGGCCGGTGCGCGGCACGGTGCGGGTCAGCGTGTCGGAGGGGTTCGGCAGCTGGTTCGTCGGGCGGCATCTCGGCAGCCTGGCCGATGCGCATCCGGACCTATCGGTCGATCTGGTGGCGAGCAGTGGCTTCCTCAATCCGACACGGCGCGAGACCGATGTCGCGGTGCTGCTGGCGCGGCCACGGAGAGGTCCGCTGCTGACCCGCAAGCTCGCCGACTATGGACTGCGCCTCTATGCGTCGCACGACTATCTTGCAGTGCACGGCATGCCGACCGCTGCCGAGCAGCTGCGCGAGCATCGGCTGATCGGTTATGTCCCGGACATCCTTTACGCGCCCGAGTTGCGCTATCTCGACGAGATTCCTGGCGCACCTGCACCGCAACTGCGCTCGTCGAGCATCAATGCGCAGCACCGCATGACTGCGGCAGGAGCGGGGATCGCGGTGCTGCCCTGCTTCATCGGGGATGGCGATCCGGAACTGGAGCGCGTGCTGCCCGAACTCGCCATCCGGCGCAGCTTCTGGCTGGTGACGCATGAGGAGACGCGCCACTTCGCGCCGGTCGCGGCGTTCACCGACTGGCTCGGCGCTTTGGTCGCGCAGCATCGCGGCGAACTGACTGGATAG
- a CDS encoding CoA-acylating methylmalonate-semialdehyde dehydrogenase, which translates to MREIIHFIGGSASAGTGTRRSDVFDPNSGAVQAQVTLGSPADLDAAMAKALAAQPAWAATNPQRRARVMFAFKALVEKHMDELAHLLSSEHGKVIADSKGDIQRGLEVIEFACGIPHVLKGEYTQGAGPGIDVYSMRQPLGVVAGITPFNFPAMIPMWMFGVAIACGNAFILKPSERDPSVPVRLAELMQEAGLPDGVLQVVQGDKEMVDAILDHPEIKAVSFVGSSDIAHYVYRRGVEAGKRVQAMGGAKNHGIVMPDADLDQVVNDLAGAAFGSAGERCMALPVVVPVGEKTAIALREKLLPAIQGLRVGVSTDAEAHYGPVVTAAHKAKIESYIQMGVDEGAELVVDGRGFTLQGHEDGFFVGPTLFDRVTPQMRSYQEEIFGPVLQMVRADSFEEALRLPSDHQYGNGVAIFTRNGHAAREFAARVNVGMVGINVPIPVPVAYHTFGGWKRSAFGDTNQHGMEGVKFFTKVKTITQRWPDGGVGDAANAFVIPTMG; encoded by the coding sequence ATGCGCGAGATCATCCACTTCATCGGCGGCAGCGCCAGTGCGGGCACCGGCACGCGCCGCTCGGACGTGTTCGATCCCAATAGCGGCGCGGTGCAGGCACAGGTGACGCTGGGCAGCCCCGCCGACCTCGACGCTGCGATGGCGAAGGCGCTGGCCGCTCAGCCGGCATGGGCTGCGACCAACCCGCAACGCCGCGCGCGCGTGATGTTCGCGTTTAAGGCGCTGGTCGAGAAGCATATGGACGAACTGGCCCACCTGCTGTCGTCCGAGCACGGCAAGGTGATCGCGGATTCGAAGGGCGATATTCAGCGCGGGCTGGAAGTGATCGAATTCGCCTGCGGCATCCCGCATGTGCTGAAGGGCGAATACACCCAGGGCGCCGGCCCCGGCATCGACGTCTATTCGATGCGTCAGCCGCTCGGCGTTGTCGCGGGCATCACCCCGTTCAACTTCCCGGCGATGATTCCGATGTGGATGTTCGGCGTCGCCATCGCGTGCGGCAACGCCTTCATCCTCAAGCCCAGCGAGCGCGACCCCAGCGTGCCGGTGCGCCTCGCCGAACTGATGCAGGAAGCCGGGCTGCCCGACGGCGTGCTTCAGGTGGTACAGGGCGACAAGGAGATGGTCGACGCGATCCTCGATCATCCCGAGATCAAGGCGGTCAGCTTCGTCGGTTCGTCCGACATCGCGCATTATGTCTATCGCCGTGGGGTCGAGGCGGGGAAGCGCGTCCAGGCGATGGGCGGCGCGAAGAATCACGGCATTGTGATGCCTGACGCCGACCTCGATCAGGTCGTCAACGACCTTGCCGGTGCCGCATTCGGTTCGGCGGGCGAGCGGTGCATGGCGCTGCCGGTCGTGGTGCCGGTGGGCGAGAAGACCGCGATCGCACTGCGCGAGAAGCTGCTGCCCGCGATTCAGGGGCTGCGCGTCGGCGTGTCGACCGATGCCGAGGCGCATTACGGCCCGGTGGTCACGGCCGCGCACAAGGCGAAGATCGAAAGCTATATCCAGATGGGCGTCGACGAGGGCGCCGAACTGGTCGTCGACGGACGCGGCTTCACGCTGCAGGGGCATGAGGATGGCTTCTTCGTCGGCCCGACCCTGTTCGACCGCGTGACGCCGCAGATGCGCTCCTATCAGGAAGAGATTTTCGGTCCGGTGCTCCAGATGGTCCGCGCCGACAGCTTCGAGGAGGCACTGCGCCTCCCGAGCGACCATCAGTACGGCAATGGCGTCGCGATCTTCACCCGCAACGGTCACGCCGCGCGCGAGTTCGCGGCGCGGGTCAATGTCGGCATGGTCGGCATCAACGTGCCGATCCCCGTACCGGTCGCCTACCACACCTTCGGCGGGTGGAAGCGCAGCGCGTTCGGCGACACCAACCAGCACGGCATGGAGGGGGTCAAGTTCTTCACCAAGGTGAAGACGATCACCCAGCGCTGGCCGGACGGCGGGGTGGGCGACGCCGCCAACGCCTTCGTCATTCCCACGATGGGATGA
- a CDS encoding polysaccharide deacetylase family protein, producing MVWLFRIIVAVAALTFIAWAAPLALSASEPERVDKRIAITFDDTPRGAGAFLTLEERGPKLIAALQAAGVRQAAFFINPCRLQSDRDGALVRAYETAGHVIADHTCSHPGLSRVSAERYLADIDASQDWLRTRPTYRPWFRFPFLDEGGSNRVKAQAVRDGLTARGLINGYVTADGYDWNMERLTIEAKRAGRVIDMARLRDLYVETHVGAAEFADQLAVRATGRHPAQVLLLHETDLAALFLADMVAGLRKAGWTIVTADEAFDDPIARRTPQVDFANGTRIQMLAWEKGIEGTRWYDRTDGPTADRLFEAQVMQGAAVQ from the coding sequence TTGGTTTGGCTGTTTCGGATTATCGTGGCGGTCGCGGCGCTCACCTTCATCGCGTGGGCGGCCCCGCTTGCGCTATCGGCGAGCGAGCCTGAGCGCGTGGACAAGCGCATCGCCATCACCTTTGACGACACGCCGCGCGGGGCGGGCGCGTTCCTGACGCTGGAGGAGCGCGGCCCGAAGCTGATCGCGGCGCTTCAGGCCGCGGGGGTGCGGCAGGCGGCGTTTTTTATCAACCCGTGCCGGCTGCAGAGCGACCGCGACGGTGCGCTGGTCCGCGCGTATGAAACCGCCGGTCATGTGATCGCCGACCACACATGCAGCCATCCCGGCCTGTCGCGGGTCAGTGCCGAACGCTATCTTGCCGATATCGACGCTTCGCAGGACTGGTTGCGCACCCGCCCGACCTATCGTCCGTGGTTCCGCTTCCCCTTCCTCGACGAGGGCGGGAGCAATCGGGTGAAGGCACAGGCAGTGCGCGACGGGCTGACCGCGCGGGGACTGATCAACGGCTATGTCACCGCCGATGGCTATGACTGGAACATGGAGCGGCTGACGATAGAGGCGAAGCGTGCGGGGCGGGTGATCGACATGGCGCGGCTGCGCGATCTGTATGTCGAGACTCACGTGGGTGCGGCAGAGTTCGCCGACCAACTGGCCGTGCGTGCCACCGGGCGGCATCCGGCACAGGTGCTGCTGCTCCACGAAACCGACCTTGCCGCATTGTTTCTGGCCGACATGGTCGCCGGGCTGCGCAAGGCGGGCTGGACCATCGTCACCGCCGACGAGGCGTTCGACGACCCGATCGCGCGCCGCACGCCACAGGTCGATTTCGCCAACGGCACCCGCATCCAGATGCTGGCGTGGGAAAAGGGGATCGAAGGCACGCGCTGGTACGACCGCACCGACGGCCCCACCGCCGACCGGCTTTTCGAGGCGCAGGTGATGCAGGGCGCGGCCGTCCAGTGA
- a CDS encoding polysaccharide deacetylase family protein, whose product MRIVAALLACLLLALPAAAQKRIALSFDDAPRGAGAFLDPDARAKKLTAALKRAGLKQAVFFVNPGNIGKPGHGDGAANLDRYVKAGHVLANHSWSHPRLGSTDADAYLADLDRAEAWLKARPGYRPWFRFPFLDEGGKDKVKRDAIRAGLKARGLINGYVTAESSDWNIESLTIAARQAGKTIDMKALRDLYVESHVEAAEFYDALAVRTLGRSPAHVMLLHETDIAALFIGDLVRGLKAKGWTIISADEAYADPLRDAAPDTPHAQGTLIEALAWEKGLPAPRWYERNDLRIANPLFARRVLGETPAP is encoded by the coding sequence GTGAGGATCGTCGCAGCCCTGCTCGCCTGCCTGCTGCTCGCGCTTCCCGCTGCTGCGCAGAAGCGGATCGCATTGAGCTTCGACGACGCGCCGCGCGGGGCGGGAGCGTTCCTCGATCCCGATGCGCGGGCAAAGAAGCTGACCGCCGCGTTGAAGCGGGCCGGCCTCAAACAGGCGGTGTTCTTCGTGAACCCCGGCAATATCGGCAAGCCCGGTCATGGCGACGGCGCGGCCAATCTCGACCGCTATGTGAAAGCGGGCCATGTCCTTGCCAATCACAGCTGGTCGCATCCCAGGCTCGGCAGTACTGACGCCGACGCCTATCTCGCCGATCTCGACCGCGCCGAAGCTTGGCTGAAAGCGCGTCCCGGTTACCGCCCTTGGTTCCGCTTCCCGTTCCTCGACGAGGGCGGCAAGGACAAGGTGAAGCGCGACGCGATCCGTGCGGGACTGAAGGCGCGCGGCCTCATTAACGGATACGTCACCGCGGAATCGTCGGACTGGAACATCGAAAGCCTGACCATCGCCGCGAGACAGGCGGGCAAGACGATCGACATGAAGGCGCTGCGCGACCTCTATGTCGAAAGCCATGTCGAGGCGGCGGAGTTCTATGACGCGCTCGCGGTCAGGACGCTCGGCCGCTCCCCCGCGCATGTCATGCTGCTCCACGAAACCGACATCGCCGCCCTGTTCATCGGCGATCTGGTCCGGGGGCTGAAGGCAAAGGGCTGGACCATCATCTCCGCCGACGAAGCCTATGCCGACCCGCTCCGCGACGCCGCGCCCGACACCCCGCACGCTCAGGGCACGTTGATCGAGGCACTGGCCTGGGAAAAGGGCCTCCCCGCGCCGCGTTGGTACGAGCGCAACGACCTGCGCATCGCCAATCCGCTGTTTGCGCGGCGGGTGCTCGGCGAAACCCCCGCGCCCTGA